In Bacillus marinisedimentorum, the sequence CAAATAAAGTGTGAACGTAAGCAGACCGATTTCATGTTCTTCACCAGGGCCACAGACTGCAATCACACGCGGTAAATGACTGTCAATCGGCTGATTATGAAGGATAAAGCCGATGCGGGAAAGGATGAATGAGGTTGCATAATGTTCATGCGCGGATGTGATTTCACCATTTTCCCACATGTCACCGACTGACACGAGCAGCTTGGCTAGAATGTCATTAACCACCTTTTCAGCACTGAACAGGCTGAAAGCTGCGTTCAGGCGATCGACGGCTTTTTTTTCACTAAATGATAAAAGGGCATTAAGAAGCTGGCCTCTCAGTTCAGCGGCCGTATCAATCCTGTCTGCTTCAGGGGAAGGCTTATCGAAGCGGCGGTTTTCGTACAGCGACACAGCCTGACTGATCGTGAAACCTTCATCCACTTTCCGGGTGAGCCATTTCAAGATGCGTACGTGCTCATCAGAATACAGCCTGTGCCCTGCTTCATTCCGGTGAGGGG encodes:
- a CDS encoding MerR family transcriptional regulator, translated to MSSSEGKYNIKAVSKIVGIQPGTLRAWERRYHIVAPHRNEAGHRLYSDEHVRILKWLTRKVDEGFTISQAVSLYENRRFDKPSPEADRIDTAAELRGQLLNALLSFSEKKAVDRLNAAFSLFSAEKVVNDILAKLLVSVGDMWENGEITSAHEHYATSFILSRIGFILHNQPIDSHLPRVIAVCGPGEEHEIGLLTFTLYLKRKGFEAIYLGRSIAEEDFETIIRESGASFLFMSVTMADNLQPALAVLDELQAGFDGLQIGIGGAALTAAENALGPYRRNVVGNTEAEWDLWLQDKLTKKS